AGAGACCTCTTTCCAAGTAATTTTTTCTTTCTATATATCTAAAAAACAAGTAGTATTGGTCCCTGGAGATTTCTTCTGTCCTCGGAGGGAGTCTGTTCTGAGAGTTATTTGTAACAAAGTTGTAAGCGAGTCGTCACCGTTATGTCTAGAAGATGCCAAATTACAGGCAAAAGACCCGAGAGAGGTTTTACCTACACCATACGTGGTATTGCTAAGAAAAAGAAAGGGATTGGTTTAAAGGTTACGGGGAAGACCAAGAGACGCTTTCTTCCTAACATTATAAAAAAACGTCTTTGGTCTCCAGAAGAGAATAGATTTTTAAAGCTAAAAATTTCTACCAGTGCCCTTCGGCTAATTGATAAAATAGGCTTGAAAAGAGCTTTATCCGCCAATAAGTCGTCTAAAAATTCTTAGAATTTTTATTTAGCCTATATCTAGGAGAAGGGATATGTCTTTAGACCTTAGAAAGTTCCTGTCCCTTCTAAGAAAGTCTAACCAGCTCATAGATGTCGAAGTCCCTGTAGACCCTAATTTAGAATTGGCAGAGATTCATCGCAGGGTTATCAACGAGGGGGGAGGGGCTCTTTTATTTCATAAAGTTTTGGGATCTCCATTTCCCGTCGTTACCAATCTGTTTGGAACAAGGCAGAGAGTTGACTTGGCTTTTTCTTCGTGCCCAAAAACTATTTTTGAGGACGCGAAGCTCCTGGTGTCTACTCCTCCCTCGGTAGCATCTTTTTGGAAGAGGCGCTCGCTTATTTGGCGAGGATTACGTGCTGGCAAGAGAAAAATGCCATCCTTTTTCTGTCCTTTGAAAAGGATGGTGTCTCCCGATCTGAACAAAATTCCTATGATTAAATCGTGGCCAGAGGATGGTGGGCACTTTGTTACCCTTCCTTTAGTGTATACAAAATCTATCCTCACGGGAAAAGAAAATTTGGGAATGTATCGCCTCCAACGTTTTGACTCCTCTACTTTAGGGTTGCATTTCCAAATTCAAAAAGGAGGGGGGGCCCACCTCCATGAGGCAGAACAACTAGATAAAGATCTTCCCGTAGGCATTTTCATTAGTGGGAACCCTTTCTTAATTCTTTCAGCTATAACACCTCTTCCTGAGAGCATTTCTGAACTTCTGTTTTGCTCCTTCTTACAAAAAAGAAAAATTCGATGGTCTGACTGTGAAGAATCTACCCTACCCATCCTTCATGACGCCGAATTTGCTTTTTTTGGAGAATCAATGAAACACTTACGAAGACTTGAAGGACCTTTTGGTGATCATTATGGGTACTATAGTTTGGCTCATAATTTTCCTATCTTCAAATGCTATTCTATCTACCACCGCAAAAATGCTATCTATCCGGCAACGGTAGTGGGGAAACCTCGTCAAGAAGACTTCTTTCTAGGGGAACAAATACAAGATTACATGTCTCCTTTAATTTCCCTAGTAATGCCCTCTGTCTCTTCTCTACACACCTATGCTGAGGCAGGTTTTCATTGTTTAGCTTCCGCCGTGGTTAAAGAACGATACCATAAAGAAGCTTTAGTCTCCGCTTTTCGGATTTTAGGTGAAGGGCAATTATCACTAACAAAATTTCTCCTTTTGACAAACGTTAACGTGGACTTAAGAGATTTCAAATCTGTACTGACAGTGATTTTGGAAAGAGCTACTCCGCACAAAGACCTTCTTGTTTTTTCTGATACAAGCATCGATACCCTAGACTATACGGGCACCAGTCTGAACAAAGGGTCCAAGGCCATTTTAATGGGACTAGGAGCTCCCAAAAGAAAACTTCCATTAGAGTATCAAGGAACGTCTATACCCGGCATTGTTCATGCAACTCCATACTCCCCTGGATGCCTAGTCTTGCAAGGAGCATCTGATTGCTCTATTCATACGGTACTAGATCACCCTTCTACCAAAGATTGGCCGCTGGTCATCTTAACCGACGATATCCACAAAACTATCGAAAGCCCTCTCTCCTTCCTTTGGCATGTTTTTACTCGATTTGCTCCAGCAACAGATCTTCATGTTCGTATTGATGGTATTTGTTCCCATCGTCCGATGTACACATTTCCTTTTGTTATTGACGCCAGAATGAAACCTCACTACCCCAAAGAAGTGGAAGTAGATCCAGAAACCTACCGACTTGTCTCCTCTCGATGGAGAACTTATTTTTCATAATGATTATGTCAAAAAATATTCCACAAACAAATGTTTTTATAAAAAATTAATAAGAAATTGTTTATCTACAAACAAGAAATTATTAACTTTTAAAAGAAACAAAAAAAATGAAAAACAAAAAAATAAAACCTCTGACTAAATTCTTCTTTTCACTGGTCTTCTTAATAGGAGGAGGTGGGCTTCTACTAGAAAATTCCGACGACCTAAAAACACTAGAGAAATCCAAAGATCCTGTCATATACTCGTCCCAATGCAAAGATAACGTGAGAGGAGTCTTATGTCATTCCATGCGGAAGGCCGCAAATAGTATTTTTGTTAGAATATACAACCTGTCCGATGAATGGATCATCGATACTTTACATAGAAAAGCCTCGGAGAAGGTACCTGTTCGCCTACATTATTATCAGCTGAAAAATGAAAAAAATTTTTCTCAAATCCATCCAAACATTCAGGCCTTTCCTTTTCTGACATCGAACCAGAGGAACTCACTAATGCACATAAAAACTACTGTCGTTGATAATTCAACTGTATGGATAGGATCCGCTAACTATACTGTGGACTCTCTGGACCTAGATTCTAACCTAACTATAGGAATCAGAAGTCATGAATTGAGCGATCTGGTAATCAAAAATTCTTCCGGAACGTGCTTTGTTAACAACAAACAGATTGATTATTTCACTTTTCCAGAAGACTCTGACCGAGGACTCAAACAGATACTAGCTTTAATAAATGATTCAAAAAGATCAATCAAGGTAGGTATGTTTGCGCTTACAGAACCCAGCTTGTTGGGCGCTCTTTATGAAGCTTACAAGAGGGGCATCGATACCCAGATTATCATAGATAAGTCTTATGCTGCACTAACAAAACAGACTCTTACCTCAGAATGTCACTATAGTTCAGACATGCCCATATGGGTAAAGACCTCTAGATACAAGTTACATCACAAATTTGCTTGGATAGATGATTCTATTCTCATATCTGGTTCTGCTAATTGGTCTAGAAATGGCTTTCACAACAATGTAGAGAATATTCTTATACTTCACGACCTAACTTCACAACAAAATAAAAAGATGCTCAATATTTGGAACCACCTTTCAGCAAACAAAACCCCTATGGAAGAATACTTAAAGGTTACAAAAAATTGCTTCGGAGAGATGATCAATAGGGGCGGAAAAAAATCGAAAAACTGTATAGACAAGCGCTCCTTAGCACCTTCTTTAACATTTTTAGAAAACTATTACTCAGACTTAGCCGCATAAAAGATTAGGGCAAAATATGCTCCTAGCATACAAGGAGCATATATAGGGTTTTAATTCTCGTACTTTTGGAAAAACAGTGAGTCCGCCATTTCTAGTAACCCATTGTTTCTAGCTATTACCCAGTATTCTGCAGCTTCTGATATGGCTTCAGCTGCTTTTTTCCCTATGCGAATAGGAGTTTTGTTCTTTTTCTTCCTTACATCCCACACAGAGTAGTGACCATTCGAAGACAACTTTTTCACCTTATGGCCACTTAAAGATTTAAAAATTACGGAATCCAAATGAATATTTTTTAAGGCTGATAGAATAATCTTAGCTTGCTTCTTTTTGCTTATCACACGAAATCTGTGCTTCTTGGATCTACGATCTCCTACATTTTCTACAGAAGATATTAAGGCATGTTTAATAGCTGTTGAAGCTATTTCTTCTACAACTTTTCTGACAGTTTTATCTCCACCTCCGTTAGAAGAATCCCCTTGGGAAAGACCACAAGCTAAAATTTGTCCATATGGATTAAAGTGTATACTCATAAACTGAATAAGACCTTTATTCTAAATTAATTACTATCACCATCTTCCTCAGCTATCTCTTCTACCTCCTCCTCTCTACGTTCTTCTTGTTTTTGACGATCATTATTGTCATCACCAGAATCGTTATGTGCCGAAGCCGCTTCTGGTTTTCCTTGTATAGACATCTTTGAAGATCCCTCTCCATACGGAGTATGTGGTTTCAGTACTAATGCTGGATCAATAGCAACGTTTCTGTACTGATAAATGAGTGGATCAGGAGGTGAGTTGCGGCCAGGAATATCATTAAGTTCTTTGATATATTCTGACTTACTCTTTGGTGGCGGCAGCTGAAAAGCCATTCCTTGACAAGAAGAAAACAAGTATGAAGAACAAGTAATCGCTGATGTTCTCTCTAAAGGTACTTCTGAGGAATTTCGAGAAAAAGAAATGGATCCTCCGCTAACTGCTATTGAATGTTCCAAAAAATTCTCTTCCTTGTACCTAAAGTTTGAGGAACTAGAGTTTGTATTTTCCAAGTGCTCAAAGCGTTGAGAACTCCACGAATCTTCTTTTTTCTCTATTTCCAAAGCATCGTTGTCTACAACCCTGCTACTAAACTTCTTAGATTTGCCGCTTGATTTATGAATATCAAACCCATCTTCTCTTAGGTGAACCTCTTTTCCCAAAACTCCTGAGGAATTTTGTGATCCAGAACCCTTTGGAAGACGAAATTTATAGAATCCACCAGAACTAAACGAAGAAGTATTTCCCACATAAGGAAAACCTCCCGGAGGTATTGCACTTAACAATAATTTTTCTTTAGCCTTTTGATTCTCAATTTGTTCTTTGGTTATTTTTTCTGCCAAATCTTTTTTCTGCTCATTTTCAGACAATTCTTCAACAGCTTCTCCTGTTTCTAACGTTACTTCTTCTCCTCTAGAACTTATTTCTCCAACCCTTTCATCACTGGAAACAAGGTGTCTAGAAAATGACGCAGAAGAAGTGGTTTTTGCATCTGGAAGAACAAAATCTATAGTTCCATCCATACCTAAAAGCGGAGATCTTCGTAGTAAAGAAGAAGTTTCCGTATTGGGATCTATCAATTTGCTGATAGCTTCTCCACCTAACCTCTTCGCTGTCCAAGAGCTATATATTAGCTCGGGGTTATCCGGACGCATAACAGGTTTAGATGAGGAAAACAAAGAAGATGAGGCCGCTACATCCTCTAAAGATATTGACTTGTGATCAAAAATAGGGTTGCTGATACCAAAATCAGACGATATTTGAGTCACATAGGGGTTAAATTCTATCCCCCCCTCTCCAGATCTTGGCATTCCTGAGGCATCCAAATAAAAATCCATCATCCTTGGAGACATATCTGAAGATTTACCGTAGGATTCAGGTATATCGCTGGGAATTAAAGAAGTTCCTTCTCCAGAAGCCTTAGCTTTCTTCATAGAAACGCTCGCTCCCTTAGAGCCAAATCCGGAAAGAAAAGCTTTCATTCCAGATTTCATCTTATTCATAGACTGCTTTAACTTAGAGAAGGCCCCCATTTTTTCATGAGTTTTCTCCAGCTTTCTCTTATTTAATTGAGTTTCAGAAAAATGCTCTAAAGAAGAGGACGATCTTACAACAGCTTCCTGCTTTTTTCCTGTAGCAGCAGCCGAATCTGTTTTGTCAGAAGAGATATCTATGGTATCTATGGTGTCAAGGTGCTCAGCATCATTAACTTCTTCGGAAGATTTTTCTGCTCCGCCCATCATATTGGGATCCCAATTGGGTCCTCCCATAGGGGACATTCCTCCTCCAGAAATTGTAGACATACCCCCTCCGATTAAATAAAAGAATTAACAATAAAAAATAATAAAAACTTCATTATTAATATTTTAAAAACAATGAAAACATTTTATTAAACAAAAAAATATTATATAAAACTAAAAAACAATAGAATAAAAAAACACGAGAGTAAATCCTCTCGTGCAAAAACCATAAAAGACAAAAGAACTCTTAGAAAGATTGCTAAAAACAACGGCTCTATACTAATAGGATTTTTACGAAATCCTGTAGAACCAATGAAACATCTTTTGCAGGTTGTTTTGTCTTGGAATAAAGTTCCATCACAAGTTTTTTTTCGAAATTACTCCTACAAAAGTGTCCTCTTCTTTTGTAGGAGGAAAACCGAATCCTAAAAAAAAGCTATAGTTTAACGGAGTACTTTCCTAAAGTATCTATATCTGAGTAAATGAATCCCTTTTCATGATTAAATATTAGGAGCTTTTCTTGTTTGTTTGTCCTAGCTTTAAGCATCCCGTTTACTATTTCATCAAATTTTCTTGCCTTTTCTTCTAACTCTTTGGAATTAGCTAACTTACTTACAACATTCTTCTTATCGAAAGAGCTTTTAGAAAGCTTCTTACTTGAAGAATTCCTTTTTATGGCGCCCATGGACACTTCCGTTATACTTTGATTTCTAGCTTCAGGATTCTTTTTAGAAGATTTTTTTTTTCGATTTTTCTTTTTCGCCACAAAATAAACCTCAAAAAAAAACTAATTCTTATCTTTATTATAAAAAGAAATCATTTTTTTTGTTTTATCTTTCATAAAGATAAAAACAAAAAAAAAAAAACGAACGAATCACATCCAAATTGAATAATCTATGATTTTTAATTTATTTTTTATATACTACCAAAAACTACTCTAACCCACTGTTAATAAGCATTGTATTGCATGGTAATCAAAAGGGTTAAACCTGGAAAAATCTAATGTACAAACAACCCACTTCAATCAGTTTTTTTTTATCTTTGGCAATATTTTTGATTCTACCTTCCTTGCACGTATTTAAAACACAACACATTAAGCTTTTGTGTTTTGCGCCTTATCTTGCGGCTTCAGCTTACAGTCATAGCAAACCTCAGGTATTGCTAAAATCTATGTTTATAGGCTTTCTTTATGATTGTTTCTCATCCGCAGCTTTTGGAATTTATGCCCTTCTTTATGTCCTCTCTTGTTCAATGACCTATAACTTAAAAAACGTCTTTCTGGAGGAAAAACTATTTTCTGTCCCTCTGATTACAACAATTTTTTCCTTGGTGTTTTCTCTCCTTTCTTATCCTGTTTTTTCTTTATTCCACTTCCATGTGTTCTCTCAAAAACAACTTGTATTTGATGTTAAAAATGCCCTCACAGTGGACTTCTGTTATGCAATAATAATCTACGTCATCCCTTGTCTTATATCTAAGGGAAGTCGTAGAATACTTTCGCTAATAAGGAGATTCTTATGATTTTATACGGACAGCCAGTAGCGGAAAAAATTTTTGAAAAGATTTCCCAGGATATAAGGAAAGCATCTTCGAAACCTGGGTTAGCCGTGATTTTGGTAGGCAACAACGCTGCGTCAGAAGTCTATGTGGGAACAAAGGTTAGACGCGCTAAAGAGTTAGGAATGAATTCTAAAGCCTATAGGCTACCTTCTGATGTAGAACCGTCTAAAGTTCTGGAATTGATACAAACTTTGAACTCAGATCCTGAAACACATGGGATTCTCCTCCAGCTCCCGTTACCAAAACACCTGGATGCTGATGCTATTATTAGCACCATAGCTCCGGAGAAGGACGTTGATGGTTTAACACCGATAAATATGGGGAAGTTGTTAGCAGAAATCCCTGGGGGGTTTATCCCTTGTACCCCAGCAGGCATCGTAGAAATTCTTAATCATTATTCTATACCTATGGAGGGTAAACATGTTGTTATCCTGGGCCGTAGTAATATCGTAGGGAAACCCCTGGCTGCCCTTATGATGCAAAAGCACGCTATGACAAATGCTTCAGTGACCGTTCTTCATAGCAAGTCGGAAAATATTAAAGAGATACTCCTTAGTGCCGATATTATTGTTTCAGCTATAGGTTCACCATTTTTTGTTAAGGAAAATATGGTCTCACCCAAGTCTGTCATAATAGACGTTGGAATTTCAAAAATTCCTGACGACAGCTCTCCTAAAGGCTATCAAATCGTCGGTGATGTTGATTTTAATAATGTTGTGACAAAGTGTTCCGCCATTACGCCCGTCCCTCTCGGGGTGGGTCCAACTACAGTGGCTATGCTAATGAGAAATACATGGGAAA
This sequence is a window from Chlamydiifrater volucris. Protein-coding genes within it:
- the ltuB gene encoding late transcription unit protein LtuB, translating into MAKKKNRKKKSSKKNPEARNQSITEVSMGAIKRNSSSKKLSKSSFDKKNVVSKLANSKELEEKARKFDEIVNGMLKARTNKQEKLLIFNHEKGFIYSDIDTLGKYSVKL
- a CDS encoding phospholipase D-like domain-containing protein; amino-acid sequence: MKNKKIKPLTKFFFSLVFLIGGGGLLLENSDDLKTLEKSKDPVIYSSQCKDNVRGVLCHSMRKAANSIFVRIYNLSDEWIIDTLHRKASEKVPVRLHYYQLKNEKNFSQIHPNIQAFPFLTSNQRNSLMHIKTTVVDNSTVWIGSANYTVDSLDLDSNLTIGIRSHELSDLVIKNSSGTCFVNNKQIDYFTFPEDSDRGLKQILALINDSKRSIKVGMFALTEPSLLGALYEAYKRGIDTQIIIDKSYAALTKQTLTSECHYSSDMPIWVKTSRYKLHHKFAWIDDSILISGSANWSRNGFHNNVENILILHDLTSQQNKKMLNIWNHLSANKTPMEEYLKVTKNCFGEMINRGGKKSKNCIDKRSLAPSLTFLENYYSDLAA
- a CDS encoding tetrahydrofolate dehydrogenase/cyclohydrolase catalytic domain-containing protein, producing the protein MILYGQPVAEKIFEKISQDIRKASSKPGLAVILVGNNAASEVYVGTKVRRAKELGMNSKAYRLPSDVEPSKVLELIQTLNSDPETHGILLQLPLPKHLDADAIISTIAPEKDVDGLTPINMGKLLAEIPGGFIPCTPAGIVEILNHYSIPMEGKHVVILGRSNIVGKPLAALMMQKHAMTNASVTVLHSKSENIKEILLSADIIVSAIGSPFFVKENMVSPKSVIIDVGISKIPDDSSPKGYQIVGDVDFNNVVTKCSAITPVPLGVGPTTVAMLMRNTWESYQRLEIFGLSS
- the rpmB gene encoding 50S ribosomal protein L28 — protein: MSRRCQITGKRPERGFTYTIRGIAKKKKGIGLKVTGKTKRRFLPNIIKKRLWSPEENRFLKLKISTSALRLIDKIGLKRALSANKSSKNS
- a CDS encoding UbiD family decarboxylase, which encodes MSLDLRKFLSLLRKSNQLIDVEVPVDPNLELAEIHRRVINEGGGALLFHKVLGSPFPVVTNLFGTRQRVDLAFSSCPKTIFEDAKLLVSTPPSVASFWKRRSLIWRGLRAGKRKMPSFFCPLKRMVSPDLNKIPMIKSWPEDGGHFVTLPLVYTKSILTGKENLGMYRLQRFDSSTLGLHFQIQKGGGAHLHEAEQLDKDLPVGIFISGNPFLILSAITPLPESISELLFCSFLQKRKIRWSDCEESTLPILHDAEFAFFGESMKHLRRLEGPFGDHYGYYSLAHNFPIFKCYSIYHRKNAIYPATVVGKPRQEDFFLGEQIQDYMSPLISLVMPSVSSLHTYAEAGFHCLASAVVKERYHKEALVSAFRILGEGQLSLTKFLLLTNVNVDLRDFKSVLTVILERATPHKDLLVFSDTSIDTLDYTGTSLNKGSKAILMGLGAPKRKLPLEYQGTSIPGIVHATPYSPGCLVLQGASDCSIHTVLDHPSTKDWPLVILTDDIHKTIESPLSFLWHVFTRFAPATDLHVRIDGICSHRPMYTFPFVIDARMKPHYPKEVEVDPETYRLVSSRWRTYFS
- the mreD gene encoding rod shape-determining protein MreD encodes the protein MYKQPTSISFFLSLAIFLILPSLHVFKTQHIKLLCFAPYLAASAYSHSKPQVLLKSMFIGFLYDCFSSAAFGIYALLYVLSCSMTYNLKNVFLEEKLFSVPLITTIFSLVFSLLSYPVFSLFHFHVFSQKQLVFDVKNALTVDFCYAIIIYVIPCLISKGSRRILSLIRRFL